The Fusobacterium varium genome contains the following window.
AACAATAAAATTAAAAAAAGTTAAATAAATATTATGGAGGTTAAAATGGAATTAACTAAAGAAACAAGAGAAAAATTTTCACAAGATGTAGAGCTATCTAAGGAAACATTATATAGTGCATTACATGAAGCATTAACAAAAATAGATAGAAATGCAAGAACATTTATAAACACTTTCCCAAGACCAGCAAGTACAGATTATGTATATCCTGGAATCTTAAATGCAGGAGAATGGGATGACTGGACAAGTGGATTCTGGACAGGAATATTATGGCTAGCTTATGAAGTTACAGGAGAAAAGAGATATAGAAAAGTAGCATCTTTCCAAACAAAAAGCTATGATGAAAGAATTACAAATAAAGTGGCAGTAAACCATCATGACTTAGGATTCTTATATACTCCATCAGTTGTAGCTGATTACAAAATTACAGGAAGCAATCTTGCAAAAGAAGCTGGAATTAAAGCTGCAACTCACTTAATGGGAAGATTTAAAGAGAAAGGACAATTTATTCAAGCTTGGGGAGAATTAGATGACCCTACAGCATATAGATTAATAATAGATTGTAACCTAAATGTACCTCTATTATTCTGGGCAACAGAAGCAACTGGAGATCCTAAATTTAGAGAGATAGCAACTAAACATATAAATACAGCAGCAAGTGTAGTATTAAGAGAGGATAGCTCAACTCACCACACTTATTACTTCGACCCAGAAACAGGAAAACCAGTTAAAGGAGTTACAGCACAAGGTGCATCAGATAACTCAGCATGGGCAAGAGGACAAGCATGGGGAGTATATGGATTCCCTCTAGCATATAGCTATTTAAAAGATGAGAAATTTATAGATCTTTATAAAAGAGTAACAAACTACTTCTTAAATCACTTACCAGCTGATGATGTATGTTATTGGGATTTAAGTTTCGATGATCTTTCTGGAGAAGAAAAAGATAGTTCAGCAGCAGCAATAGCAGTTTGTGGAATGTTAGAAATGGATAAATATCTTCCAGATTCAGATCCAGACAAAAAAATCTATCAAAATGCAGTTAAGAGAATAATGAACTCATTAATTAAAAACTACTCAACAAAAGATATGGAAAGATGTAATGGACTTCTTAAAGAAGCTGTTTACAGTAAACCACATGGAATTGGTGTAGAAGAGTGTTGTATATGGGGAGATTACTTCTATATGGAAGCTCTTGTAAGAATAATGAAACCAGAATGGAAAAAATACTGGTAATATAAAAAAATACTAATAAAAAAACTCTAAGGTATAAATTAACTTTTATACTTTAGAGTTTTTATTTTAAAAATCTCTTTGAAAATGTTATAATTAAATTAATTGATAAGATTGAGGGAGAGAAGGATATTAGTGAATATAAATGAAAGAATAAAAATAAAATTAGAAAATAGAACTAATAGAATAATATGTTTTATATTAATTATAATAATTTTAATTTTAAGTAGTTATAGAACTTATATTATTTTTAAAGCCAAAGAGAGAGATGAAAGTTTAAGAGTAGAAGAGATTTATAAAAGTATAGATAAAAAATTTACTTTTTTAAATATGACAATATATGATTTTAAAACTAGCAAGGAATTTAATGATTATTTCTTTAGAAAAAATAAGTTACACAATAAGCAATATAAAAAATTAAAACTTTTTGATGAATTAAAAAAGACAAATACTATTTATGGTATTATAGGTTGTAGCATTAATATTATTGATGGAAATGAAAATATTGTTTTTACTTCAACAGGAACAATAGATAAAATTGAATATTTGAA
Protein-coding sequences here:
- a CDS encoding glycoside hydrolase family 88 protein; translated protein: MELTKETREKFSQDVELSKETLYSALHEALTKIDRNARTFINTFPRPASTDYVYPGILNAGEWDDWTSGFWTGILWLAYEVTGEKRYRKVASFQTKSYDERITNKVAVNHHDLGFLYTPSVVADYKITGSNLAKEAGIKAATHLMGRFKEKGQFIQAWGELDDPTAYRLIIDCNLNVPLLFWATEATGDPKFREIATKHINTAASVVLREDSSTHHTYYFDPETGKPVKGVTAQGASDNSAWARGQAWGVYGFPLAYSYLKDEKFIDLYKRVTNYFLNHLPADDVCYWDLSFDDLSGEEKDSSAAAIAVCGMLEMDKYLPDSDPDKKIYQNAVKRIMNSLIKNYSTKDMERCNGLLKEAVYSKPHGIGVEECCIWGDYFYMEALVRIMKPEWKKYW